A stretch of the Aegilops tauschii subsp. strangulata cultivar AL8/78 chromosome 4, Aet v6.0, whole genome shotgun sequence genome encodes the following:
- the LOC123493353 gene encoding uncharacterized protein — protein sequence MARGYKTPTQNRLISHHNEPRTLRSGHPPNRQHSGPPELRSPTDSTRPAMGRTLDVLLGRTTKQTARLKSLLHLATKRIAVVRAHREVRCAQARGDVEQLLRQGHPDRALLRAEQVIRERGTLDALLLLDAYCALLADRSALLDDAHRDCPEELREAAAGLCYAAARCGDLPELQEARALLAARFGRGFASGAAELRAGCGVNAKLVQRLSTALPSLESRQMVLLEIGADKDIPVRLHSDAADSYEDPAGRSHHGHGHRKKRHDDDDERRHATPRADDDNADSPRTFKDVEEAAQAAFESAATAAAAAKAAIELSRAGPGSPDDRYRRNPGRAHADDETLHGGDHLAHGKAFERIGHVRNYSSDAEDLPEKKHGEEQDTPRS from the coding sequence ATGGCACGGGGGTATAAAACACCGACGCAAAACCGCCTCATCAGTCATCACAACGAACCTCGCACCCTCCGCTCCGGCCATCCTCCAAACCGTCAGCACTCAGGGCCACCGGAGCTTCGCTCGCCGACCGACTCGACTCGGCCGGCGATGGGGAGGACGCTGGACGTGCTGCTGGGCCGCACAACGAAGCAGACGGCGCGGCTCAAGTCCCTCCTGCACCTCGCCACGAAGCGGATCGCGGTGGTGCGCGCGCACCGGGAGGTGCGGTGCGCGCAGGCGCGGGGGGACGTGGAGCAGCTGCTGCGGCAGGGCCACCCGGACCGGGCCCTCCTCCGCGCCGAGCAGGTGATCCGGGAGCGGGGCACGCTCGACGCCCTCCTCCTGCTCGACGCCTACTGCGCGCTCCTCGCCGACCGCTCCGCCCTGCTCGACGACGCGCACCGGGACTGCCCCGAGGAGCTGCGGGAGGCCGCGGCGGGGCTCTGCTACGCGGCCGCGCGGTGCGGGGACCTCCCCGAGCTGCAGGAGGCCCGCGCCCTCCTCGCCGCCAGGTTCGGCCGGGGCTTCGCGTCCGGCGCCGCCGAGCTGCGCGCCGGCTGCGGCGTCAACGCCAAGCTCGTGCAGCGGCTGTCCACCGCGCTGCCCAGCCTCGAGAGCCGCCAGATGGTGCTCCTCGAGATCGGCGCCGACAAGGACATCCCCGTGCGCCTTCACAGCGACGCCGCCGACTCATACGAGGATCCGGCCGGCCGCTCCCACCATGGCCATGGCCACAGGAAGAAGAggcacgacgacgacgacgagcgGCGGCACGCGACGCCGcgggccgacgacgacaacgctGACTCGCCGCGGACATTCAAAGACGTGGAAGAGGCGGCGCAGGCCGCGTTCGAATCGGCTGCCACggcggcggccgccgccaaggctgCCATAGAGCTCTCGCGAGCCGGGCCCGGGAGCCCCGACGACAGGTACAGGAGGAACCCAGGAAGGGCGCATGCCGACGACGAGACGCTCCACGGCGGCGATCATCTGGCCCATGGCAAGGCCTTCGAGAGGATTGGACATGTTCGGAACTACAGCTCAGACGCAGAGGATCTCCCGGAGAAGAAACACGGAGAAGAGCAGGATACGCCCAGGAGCTAG